The following coding sequences lie in one Cryptococcus tetragattii IND107 chromosome 7, whole genome shotgun sequence genomic window:
- a CDS encoding mitochondrial-processing peptidase subunit beta yields the protein MPASRILSRAIARPPVPRVLKPSLARNLAAVHPVAVAADPVTRTSTLSNGLSVSTETIPGASTSTVGLWIDAGSRADAPNASGTAHFLEHLAFKGTKSRSQTQLELEVENLGAHLNAYTSREQTVYYAKAFDKDVPQAVDILSDILQNSKLEESAIERERDVILREQEEVEKQYEEVVFDHLHSVAFQGSALGNTILGPKEHINSISKSDLQSYISKNYTADRMALIGAGSIEHEALVKLAEKHFASLPVSSNPIPLGGQSHTPAEFIGSEVRIRDDSMDTINLAIAVEGVGWKSPDYWPMLVMQSIFGNWDRSLGASSLLSSRLSHIISSNNLANSYMSFSTSYSDTGLWGIYLVSENIMNVDDLTHFTLKEWTRMSISPTIAEVERAKSQLKASLLLGLDGTTAIAEDIGRQLITTGKRYTPREIERYVDAVTPEEIQRVAQKYLWDKDIAVAALGRTDGLFDYTRLRADMSSMIL from the exons ATGCCCGCGTCCCGCATCCTCTCCCGCGCCATCGCCCGCCCCCCCGTGCCCAGGGTCCTCAAGCCG TCGTTGGCGAGGAACCTTGCTGCCGTGCACCCAGTCGCCGTCGCCGCAGACCCCGTCACCAGGACGTCCACGCTCTCGAACGGCTTGAGTGTCTCCACAGAGACCATCCCTGGAGCGTCGACCTCTACCGTCGGCCTCTGGATCGACGCTGGTTCCAGGGCAGATGCGCCGAACGCCAGCGGGACCGCCCACTTCCTCGAG CACCTTGCGTTCAAGGGAACCAAGTCGCGATCCCAGACCCAGCTGGAGCTCGAAGTGGAAAACCTCGGTGCGCACCTGAACGCCTACACTTCCCGCGAGCAGACGGTCTACTACGCCAAGGCGTTCGACAAGGACGTGCCCCAGGCCGTCGACATTCTCTCCGACATTCTCCAAAACTCCAAGCTCGAAGAGTCGGCGATTGAGAGGGAGCGCGATGTCATTCTTAGggagcaggaagaggttgagaagcaGTATGAGGAGGTTGTCTTTGACCACTTGCACTCTGTCGCTTTCCAGG GCTCCGCGCTTGGGAACACCATCCTCGGTCCCAAGGAACACATCAACTCGATCTCCAAGTCTGACCTCCAATCCTACATTTCCAAAAACTACACTGCCGACCGAATGGCCTTGATCGGTGCCGGTTCCATCGAGCACGAAGCCCTCGTCAAGCTCGCCGAAAAGCACTTTGCCTCCCTCCCCGTGTCCTCCAACCCCATCCCCCTCGGCGGCCAGTCCCACACCCCCGCCGAGTTTATCGGTTCCGAAGTCCGGATCCGAGACGACTCGATGGACACCATCAACCTCGCCATCGCCGTCGAGGGTGTCGGATGGAAGTCTCCCGACTACTGGCCCATGCTCGTCATGCAGAGTATCTTTGGTAACTGGGATAGGTCCCTCGGTGCGAGCTCCTTGTTGAGCAGCAGGTTGTCCCATATCATCTCTAGCAACAACCTTGCCAACTCTTACATGTCCTTTTCGACTTCATACTCTGACACTGGTCTCTGGGGTATCTACCTCGTTTCTGAAAA CATCATGAATGTTGACGACCTTACCCACTTTACCCTCAAAGAATGGACCCGAATGTCTATAAGTCCCACCATCGCCGAAGTCGAGCGTGCCAAGTCTCAGCTCAAGGCTTCCTTGTTGTTGGGTCTTGACGGTACCACCGCCATCGCCGAGGAC ATTGGCCGACAATTGATCACCACCGGCAAACGATACACCCCCCGCGAAATCGAGCGATACGTCGATGCCGTCACCCCCGAAGAGATTCAGCGCGTCGCCCAAAAGTATCTCTGGGATAAGGATATTGCCGTCGCAGCGCTTGGTCGAACGGATGGTCTTTTCGACTATACCCGTCTCCGTGCCG ACATGTCCTCTATGATCCTCTAA
- a CDS encoding 60S ribosomal protein eL36, with translation MADVDMSSALAQRSNLRYGMNKGRPTTVIPKTARPSNKKGVKTEKKTFVKSVIREVAGFSPYEKRVMELLRNSKDKKAKKLTKKRLGTLLRSKRKIEELSAVIVEQRRAGH, from the exons ATGGCCGACGTCGACATGTCCTCTGCTCTCGCTCAGCGATCCA ACCTCCGATACGGTATGAACAAGGGCCGACCTACCACTGTCATCCCCAAGACTGCCAGGCCTTCCAACAAGAAGGGTGTCAAGAC tgagaagaagaccttTGTCAAGTCTGTCATCCGAGAGGTTGCCGGGTTCTCTCCTTACGAGAAGCGAGTCATggagttgttgaggaactccaaggacaagaaggccaagaagctcaccaagaagagg CTCGGTACCCTCCTCCGATccaagaggaagattgaggagCTCTCTGCTGTCATTGTTGAGCAGCGTCGTGCCGGCCACTAA